In one window of Mercurialis annua linkage group LG4, ddMerAnnu1.2, whole genome shotgun sequence DNA:
- the LOC126676350 gene encoding uncharacterized protein At3g28850, with product MGCVSSKLLKKQLHQDIIVHNNGGGFPINHVVSLTSSTYGALKLDISEKLQQQDHEQEDEAPVKEIAVESKKKVEEKSSPPREPTEVINTWELMEDLEEGGGGGGGGGGVHKKSPKSILFRGFMHDVDVRSPLKFLNQIGSPRKAKTFGGKENKTRRVSDFSPRPVFKSSKAVMRLSYPGKESPVRKKTEILGGGGGGGGGGGCGGDDSAISSRRRSFSPLFDPELVALYERELTEEEQIKRIISLTPKAHRKFKTSLESESILRLFEEKCPSGGDNAVVIYTTTLRGIRKTFEDCNTVRSIIESYHIHMIERDISMDSGLKEDLRRLMGTKEVKVPLVFVKGRLIGGSDQVVKLEEEGMLGILFDGIPKGLAGGCERCAGIRFVMCMECNGSCKVLDDVQKKMVKCGECNENGLIQCPICC from the coding sequence ATGGGCTGTGTTTCTTCTAAATTACTCAAGAAACAACTCCATCAAGACATCATTGTCCACAACAATGGCGGCGGCTTCCCCATTAACCATGTTGTCTCCCTCACTTCCTCCACTTACGGTGCTCTAAAACTCGACATCAGTGAAAAACTTCAACAGCAAGATCACGAACAAGAAGATGAAGCACCCGTTAAAGAAATAGCAGTGGAGAGTAAGAAGAAAGTAGAGGAAAAATCATCGCCGCCCCGTGAACCTACGGAGGTTATTAATACATGGGAGTTAATGGAAGATCTCGAAGAAGGCGGAGGCGGAGGCGGAGGCGGAGGAGGAGTACATAAGAAGAGCCCTAAATCAATTTTGTTTCGTGGGTTTATGCATGATGTTGATGTTAGAAGTCCGTTGAAGTTCTTGAATCAAATTGGCTCTCCAAGAAAGGCTAAAACATTTGGTggcaaagaaaataaaactagAAGAGTGTCAGATTTTAGTCCAAGGCCGGTTTTTAAATCAAGTAAGGCGGTTATGAGATTGAGTTATCCGGGGAAAGAGTCTCCGGTAAGGAAGAAAACAGAGATTCTtggtggtggcggtggtggtggcGGTGGAGGTGGTTGTGGTGGTGATGATTCTGCTATTTCGTCGCGAAGGAGGAGTTTTAGTCCATTGTTTGATCCAGAACTTGTGGCATTATATGAAAGAGAGCTAACTGAAGAAGAGCAGATCAAGAGAATTATCTCTCTAACACCAAAAGCTCATCGAAAGTTCAAAACTTCGCTCGAATCGGAGTCTATCCTTCGTTTATTCGAAGAAAAATGCCCGTCCGGGGGCGATAATGCGGTTGTGATCTACACTACTACATTGAGGGGCATCAGAAAAACCTTTGAAGATTGCAATACAGTGAGGTCTATAATTGAATCATATCATATTCATATGATAGAGAGAGATATATCGATGGATTCGGGTTTAAAGGAGGATCTAAGAAGACTAATGGGCACCAAAGAAGTGAAAGTTCCACTTGTGTTTGTGAAGGGGAGGTTAATTGGAGGGTCTGATCAAGTAGTGAAGCTAGAAGAAGAAGGGATGTTAGGGATTTTGTTTGATGGGATTCCGAAAGGGCTTGCCGGAGGATGCGAAAGATGTGCAGGGATTAGGTTTGTGATGTGTATGGAGTGTAATGGCAGCTGCAAGGTTTTGGATGATGTGCAGAAGAAGATGGTGAAATGTGGTGAGTGCAATGAAAATGGTTTGATACAGTGCCCTATTTGTTgctaa